From the genome of Anopheles merus strain MAF chromosome X, AmerM5.1, whole genome shotgun sequence, one region includes:
- the LOC121597948 gene encoding uncharacterized protein LOC121597948 isoform X1 gives MKPFHSWSSAVTILTLALCAGVALAAPNVRVKRGDEVEVIADAESAVNPLASQDAVAIGDDLDRDKRKVPDPKYETKNAILGFVFGASKQSAQAVKDAIHPTKAPVSVTTDDTPDFDRQKVSLQVPDELFGSSFTLVTNISGRIGDLIMSTARRAGEFFWVFQPLFGKHLTIEIPTTTTTTTTPRTTTTTRAARTTTPDTALVLDLLSSATDTNDI, from the exons ATGAAGCCGTTTCACAGCTGGAGCAGCGCGGTGACGATCCTCACCCTCGCCCTGTGCGCCGGTGTGGCGCTCGCCGCCCCGAACGTGCGCGTCAAGCGCGGCGACGAGGTGGAAGTCATCGCAGACGCCGAATCCGCCGTCAACCCGCTAGCGTCCCAG GATGCGGTAGCCATCGGCGACGACCTTGACCGTGACAAGCGCAAAGTTCCCGACCCGAAGTACGAGACCAAGAACGCCATCCTAGGATTCGTGTTTGGA GCTAGCAAGCAGTCAGCCCAGGCGGTCAAAGACGCCATCCACCCGACCAAGGCGCCGGTCTCGGTAACGACGGACGATACGCCCGACTTCGATCGGCAGAAGGTGTCCCTCCAGGTGCCGGATGAGCTGTTCGGCAGCTCGTTTACCCTGGTGACGAACATATCGGGGCGCATCGGCGATCTCATCATG agcacggcaCGCCGCGCGGGCGAATTTTTCTGGGTGTTCCAGCCCCTGTTCGGCAAGCACCTCACGATCGAGatcccgacgacgacgacgaccacgacgacgccGCGTACGACCACAACGACCCGGGCCGCTCGCACCACCACGCCCGATACCGCCCTCGTGCTCGACCTGCTGTCCAGCGCAACCGACACGAACGACATCTGA
- the LOC121597948 gene encoding uncharacterized protein LOC121597948 isoform X3 produces MKPFHSWSSAVTILTLALCAGVALAAPNVRVKRGDEVEVIADAESAVNPLASQASKQSAQAVKDAIHPTKAPVSVTTDDTPDFDRQKVSLQVPDELFGSSFTLVTNISGRIGDLIMSTARRAGEFFWVFQPLFGKHLTIEIPTTTTTTTTPRTTTTTRAARTTTPDTALVLDLLSSATDTNDI; encoded by the exons ATGAAGCCGTTTCACAGCTGGAGCAGCGCGGTGACGATCCTCACCCTCGCCCTGTGCGCCGGTGTGGCGCTCGCCGCCCCGAACGTGCGCGTCAAGCGCGGCGACGAGGTGGAAGTCATCGCAGACGCCGAATCCGCCGTCAACCCGCTAGCGTCCCAG GCTAGCAAGCAGTCAGCCCAGGCGGTCAAAGACGCCATCCACCCGACCAAGGCGCCGGTCTCGGTAACGACGGACGATACGCCCGACTTCGATCGGCAGAAGGTGTCCCTCCAGGTGCCGGATGAGCTGTTCGGCAGCTCGTTTACCCTGGTGACGAACATATCGGGGCGCATCGGCGATCTCATCATG agcacggcaCGCCGCGCGGGCGAATTTTTCTGGGTGTTCCAGCCCCTGTTCGGCAAGCACCTCACGATCGAGatcccgacgacgacgacgaccacgacgacgccGCGTACGACCACAACGACCCGGGCCGCTCGCACCACCACGCCCGATACCGCCCTCGTGCTCGACCTGCTGTCCAGCGCAACCGACACGAACGACATCTGA
- the LOC121597948 gene encoding uncharacterized protein LOC121597948 isoform X2, with protein MKPFHSWSSAVTILTLALCAGVALAAPNVRVKRGDEVEVIADAESAVNPLASQDAVAIGDDLDRDKRKVPDPKYETKNAILGFVFGKINSFIDAKTRFIDKLDHANIEKNKQHHIEPPKPVPDFQSLISSVITPKVQFITSKIGSLSGSFLGGSSGGHGGDDDHHGNGGGGGAPQLGNIVSSLLKLSGPILSGSSGSQHGGSNTVSLGDHDDDE; from the exons ATGAAGCCGTTTCACAGCTGGAGCAGCGCGGTGACGATCCTCACCCTCGCCCTGTGCGCCGGTGTGGCGCTCGCCGCCCCGAACGTGCGCGTCAAGCGCGGCGACGAGGTGGAAGTCATCGCAGACGCCGAATCCGCCGTCAACCCGCTAGCGTCCCAG GATGCGGTAGCCATCGGCGACGACCTTGACCGTGACAAGCGCAAAGTTCCCGACCCGAAGTACGAGACCAAGAACGCCATCCTAGGATTCGTGTTTGGA AAAATCAACTCGTTCATCGACGCGAAGACGCGCTTCATTGACAAGCTGGACCACGCGAACATTGAGAAGAACAAGCAGCACCACATCGAGCCGCCGAAGCCGGTGCCCGACTTCCAGTCGCTGATCTCGTCCGTCATCACGCCGAAGGTGCAGTTCATCACCTCCAAGATCGGTTCGCTCAGCGGCAGCTTCCTGGGCGGCTCGTCCGGCGGCCacggcggcgacgacgaccATCACGGcaacggcggtggtggcggtgcgcCCCAGCTCGGCAACATCGTCTCGTCGCTGCTGAAGCTGTCCGGGCCGATCCTGTCCGGTTCGTCCGGCTCGCAGCACGGTGGCTCCAACACGGTTTCGCTAGGCGATCACGACGATGACGAGTAG